A genomic stretch from Maniola jurtina chromosome 26, ilManJurt1.1, whole genome shotgun sequence includes:
- the LOC123878794 gene encoding UDP-glucosyltransferase 2-like isoform X3, with amino-acid sequence MKLAVLLSVISTGYAYNILCLQNVPFKSHYHLAKGLVYPLLEAGHKVTWITTFPGKPVTNLTYIDISHIQELTKNLDMTRPQTMDMVKEMAWNISRSTLETPAVRNALIREKYDAVITEWFFSEVETGYAAVQDAPWILLGGMLLNTHLEYLVDTVRSVPTISVLTSDYDTPMTLWQRIQNTISFLFFTYITMSSQPTNKANYEEYFEPLAKARGVTLPPYYKAMHNVSILFVNSHSSFAPPFVTPPNVVDIAGYHIDEDVPPLPKDLQHLLDSSRQGVVYFSMGSMIRSAALPVQTRRELVKMLGELPYTVLWKFEEQMEGLPRNIHIRPWMPQSSILSHPNVKVFITHGGLLSTLESLHFGVPVIAVPVFADQPGNALRCVKAGHALKVDFNLPALAGNLKTALNEMLNNNSYYNRAKEISRLFHTRPVSNKKLIQHYVELAIESKGAYHLRSQSVLYSWYQLWMLDQLAVLVLALFIIAIIIKKVVSNLFRKKGKPSTGKKDKKK; translated from the exons atgaagttAGCCGTACTCCTGAGTGTTATATCAACGGGATATGCATACAACATACTATGCTTGCAGAATGTCCCTTTCAAAAGTCACTACCATCTTGCAAAGGGGCTGGTTTACCCCCTACTGGAAGCTGGGCAtaag GTGACATGGATCACAACGTTTCCCGGAAAACCAGTTACAAACCTGACCTATATCGACATAAGTCATATACAGGAGTTAACgaaga ACTTGGACATGACCCGTCCGCAAACCATGGACATGGTGAAGGAGATGGCATGGAACATCTCCCGCAGTACCCTGGAGACTCCAGCAGTAAGGAACGCCCTGATCAGGGAGAAGTATGATGCTGTCATCACTGAGTGGTTCTTCTCCGAAGTGGAGACTGG ctATGCAGCGGTGCAAGACGCCCCATGGATCCTACTGGGCGGTATGCTGCTCAACACCCACCTGGAGTACCTGGTGGACACGGTGCGCTCCGTGCCCACCATCTCGGTCTTGACGAGCGACTACGATACGCCCATGACGCTGTGGCAACGCATCCAGAACACCATCTCTTTCCTCTTCTTTACCTACATCACCAT GTCAAGCCAGCCCACCAACAAAGCAAACTACGAAGAATACTTCGAACCACTAGCTAAAGCGCGCGGCGTTACCCTACCTCCGTACTACAAGGCGATGCACAATGTTTCCATACTGTTTGTGAACTCACACTCATCGTTCGCGCCGCCCTTCGTCACTCCACCCAACGTGGTGGACATCGCGGGCTACCACATCGACGAGGACGTACCGCCACTGCCCAAG GATCTCCAACACCTCCTGGACTCCTCCCGCCAGGGGGTGGTGTACTTCAGCATGGGCTCCATGATTCGGTCCGCGGCACTGCCGGTGCAGACCCGACGCGAGCTGGTCAAGATGCTGGGGGAACTGCCCTACACCGTGCTGTGGAAGTTCGAGGAGCAGATGGAGGGCTTGCCCAGGAATATTCACATTAGACCCTGGATGCCTCAGTCTAGTATACTCT CGCACCCCAACGTAAAGGTGTTCATCACTCATGGTGGTCTGCTCAGCACGTTGGAGTCCCTCCACTTCGGAGTGCCAGTTATAGCCGTGCCAGTCTTCGCAGACCAGCCCGGTAATGCGCTACGCTGCGTGAAGGCGGGGCATGCTCTTAAAGTCGACTTCAACCTACCAGCACTTGCAGGAAACCTCAAAACCGCCCTCAACGAGATGCTCAATAACAACAG TTACTACAATCGCGCGAAGGAGATATCGAGGCTGTTCCACACGCGCCCCGTCTCCAACAAGAAGCTTATACAGCACTACGTAGAACTGGCCATCGAGagcaaag ggGCATACCACCTGCGTTCCCAAAGCGTGCTGTACTCCTGGTACCAACTGTGGATGCTGGATCAACTGGCCGTACTTGTATTAGCACTGTTTATTATTGCGATAATAATTAAGAAAGTTGTTAGTAAT